One Patescibacteria group bacterium genomic window, TGTTATTAAAAACTCGGAATAGGTGATAATTTTTAAATTTATGAATAACATAGAGATTGAAATTCAAGTAAAAATTGAAAATAGCAAACCACTAATAGAGTTCTTAGAAAAGAATGCTGATTTTCGGTCAGAAAAACATCAAATAGATGAGTATTTTTCTCCGGCTCATCGTAATTTCATCGGGGTTCGCCCAGTAAAAGAATGGCTAAGGTTAAGAGATTCGGACGGTCAGTATTTCATAAACTATAAGAATTGGTATTTTGTTGAAGATGGTAAAGGGCACTATTGTGATGAACACGAAACAAAAACGGAAGATTTAGCTCAAATTAAAAAAATATTAGAAGCTCTTAACTTTAAATCTATTGTAAAAGTTGATAAGTTAAGGAAAACTTGGATATATAAAAATTATGAAATTGCTATGGATTCGGTAAAGGGACTCGGAGATTTTGTGGAAATTGAATACATTGGTAAAGAGGAGAAAGTTGACCCTAAGAAAATCACCGAAGAAATGGTAGCTTTCCTTAAAGACATGGGATGTGGGAAGATAAAAAGCTATATGGGTTATCCATTTCAATTACTATTTCCAGAAGAAGTAAAATACGAGGAACAATAAAAATCGCCAAAGGGGCGATTTTTTGATAGAATTAAAATATGCTTAAAATCCCTTTTGTTAAAAATCCAAATGGTCAATGTATGCAAGCCAATATGTTAATGGCTTTACGTTATTTTTTTCCTGATAAGAAATTCAGCTTTGCCCAGATTAATAAAAAGATGCGTCGCAAAAGAGGAAAATGGGCTTTCCCGGCTCAAGCTGTAGTAGTTTTAAAAAATTTTGGATTGAAGGCCAAAGCTTATTCTAGTAAAGATATTCCTATAAAGCGAGAGGAGATAATAACTTGTTTTAAAAGAGCTTTTGGCAAAGATTATAATACAGTAATTAAAAACATTGATCTTGATACAGTAGAGCATT contains:
- the cyaB gene encoding class IV adenylate cyclase, with product MNNIEIEIQVKIENSKPLIEFLEKNADFRSEKHQIDEYFSPAHRNFIGVRPVKEWLRLRDSDGQYFINYKNWYFVEDGKGHYCDEHETKTEDLAQIKKILEALNFKSIVKVDKLRKTWIYKNYEIAMDSVKGLGDFVEIEYIGKEEKVDPKKITEEMVAFLKDMGCGKIKSYMGYPFQLLFPEEVKYEEQ